A stretch of the Kwoniella shandongensis chromosome 13, complete sequence genome encodes the following:
- a CDS encoding 60S ribosomal protein uL3: MSHRKYEEPRSGSLAFLPRKKAARHRGRCKAFPKDDPKKPVHLTAMMGYKAGMTHVVRDLDRPGSKMHKREVVEAATVIETPPLVVVGVVGYVETPRGLRSLTTVWAEHLSDEVKRRFYKNWYRSKKKAFTRYASKHTENSGASITRELERIKKYCTVVRVLAHTQISKTGLQQKKAHLMEIQVNGGAVADKVDFAKSHFEKTVEVGSVFEQDECIDIIGVTKGHGYEGVTARWGTTKLPRKTHRGLRKVACIGAWHPSKVMFSVARAGQRGYHSRTSINHKIYRIANGSSGSSGTTDFDLTKKDITPMGGFVRYGIVKNDFVLIKGTCVGPVKRIVTLRKALRTHTSRAHTEKVQLKFIDTSSNFGHGRFQDAAEKHAFLGQLKIKSTA; encoded by the exons ATGTCTCACCGAAAGTACGAAGAGCCTCGTTCCGGTTCGCTTGCTTTCC TTCCCAGGAAGAAGGCAGCCCGACACAGGGGTCGATGCAAGGCTTTCCCCAAG GATGACCCCAAGAAGCCCGTCCACCTCACCGCCATGATGGGTTACAAGGCTGGTATGACTCACGTCGTCCGAGACCTTGACCGACCTGGATCTA AGATGCACAAGAGGGAGGTTGTCGAGGCCGCTACCGTCATCGAGACCCCCCCATTGGTCGTCGTTGGTGTTGTCGGTTACGTCGAGACTCCTCGAGGCTTGAGGTCTTTGACCACCGTTTGGGCTGAGCACCTCAGTGACGAGGTCAAGAGGAGGTTCTACAA GAACTGGTACcgatcaaagaagaaggctttCACCCGATACGCCTCCAAGCACACCGAGAACAGCGGCGCTTCTATCACTCGAGAACTCGAGCGAATCAAGAAGTACTGTACCGTCGTTCGAGTCCTCGCCCACACCCAAATCTCCAAGACCGGTCTTCAACAAAAGAAGGCCCACCTTATGGAGATCCAGGTCAACGGTGGTGCCGTCGCCGACAAGGTCGACTTCGCCAAGTCTCACTTCGAGAAGACTGTCGAGGTCGGTTCCGTTTTCGAGCAGGATGAGTGTATCGACATCATTGGTGTTACCAAGGGTCACGGTTACGAGGGTGTTACCGCTCGATGGGGTACTACCAAACTTCCCCGAAAGAC CCATCGAGGTCTCCGAAAGGTCGCTTGTATCGGTGCTTGGCATCCTTCCAAGGTCATGTTCTCCGTCGCCCGTGCCGGTCAACGTGGTTACCACTCTAGAACTTCGATCAACCACAAGATCTACCGAATCGCCAACGGTTCTTCCGGTTCTTCCGGTACTACCGACTTTGACCTTACCAAGAAGGACATCACCCCCATGGGTGGTTTCGTTCGATACGGTATCGTCAAGAACGACTTTGTCCTCATCAAGGGTACATGTGTCGGTCCCGTCAAGCGAATCGTCACCCTCCGAAAGGCTCTCCGAACCCACACCTCTCGAGCTCACACCGAAAAGGTCCAACTCAAATTCATCgacacctcttccaactttggTCACGGTCGATTCCAGGATGCGGCCGAGAAGCACGCTTTCTTGGGTCAACTCAAGATCAAGTCCACCGCTTAA